One segment of Coffea arabica cultivar ET-39 chromosome 7c, Coffea Arabica ET-39 HiFi, whole genome shotgun sequence DNA contains the following:
- the LOC140010560 gene encoding uncharacterized protein → MAEGTRGQENRKFEETIRNLLKEQREQFERELEAIKSLVLEVCSQRSPGQQESPRNSKDEYTGSRGGSYQTPTRFSRIEFPKFGGVDFKSWSYKCDQFFEIDETPSETKVRIAAMHLEDKALQWHQVFMKARISRDPPSWEEYVRALGARFGDCLYDDPMGDLKSLKQTRTVKEYQDSFEELLNRVALPEQYAVSCFIRGLREEIQLSVRMFMPRDLQHAVGLAKIEEAKILNAWKNNKHPGSSRMLTPYSPNVGPSNSFARQSNLNNTPILPKPGEQGGRNVGEQRRNSRFLSTAEMDEKRAKGLCYWCNERYSPGHQCKRRQLFRIECVEEETEEQEPECLEEDEQEVLTEGNLAQISTSAMCSLLVPNFRTMRIHGQIERKTFSILIDCGSSHNFLHPNMVRKFGLRTVQVAPVKVVVADGNSLTTTTLCPGFQWRMQGQAFEGDILVLPVGGCEVVLGMQWLTTLGDVKWNFAELRMEFDQKGKKAVLRGTRQQPVQVVSKKQMQKLLSKPEQIETAQLCLVTAENDYKEVEVTADCASMEREVKVTPYKHQLELLLTNYNEVFEEPMILPPARMHDHRIYLKEGTQPINVRPYRYPAFQKGEIERLVTEMLDNGVIRPSNSPFSSPVVLVKKKDGTWRMCVDYRELNKATVKDKFPIPLVEELFDELFGAVIFTKLDLRSGYHQIRMHLDDVAKTAFRTHDGHYEFLVMPFGLTNAPSTFQSLMNDIFRPFLRKFLLVFFDDILIYSKSGEEHIQHLTTVFETLLKHQLKVKKNKCSFAADKIEYLGHVISAEGVSADPQKLVSIQQWPTPVTIKELRGFLGLTGYYRRFIKGYGMIARPLTDLLKKNAFAWHDGATAAFDQLKLAMTSPPVLTLPDFSQEFVVETDASNSGIGAVLLQHGRPLAFFSKALAPKHQGLSVYEKEMLAIVNAIQKWRPYLLGGHFIIKTDHQSLKYLMEQKISTPS, encoded by the coding sequence ATGGCAGAAGGCACTAGGGGCCAAGAGAACAGGAAGTTCGAGGAAACCATCCGGAATTTGCTGAAGGAACAGAGGGAGCAGTTCGAACGGGAACTGGAAGCAATCAAAAGTCTGGTTTTGGAAGTTTGTAGCCAAAGGAGCCCTGGGCAGCAAGAATCACCACGCAATTCTAAGGATGAATATACAGGAAGCCGCGGAGGCAGCTATCAGACTCCGACCAGATTCTCTCGCATCGAATTTCCCAAATTCGGAGGAGTAGACTTCAAGAGCTGGTCATATAAGTGTGACCAATTCTTTGAAATCGATGAAACTCCTTCAGAAACCAAGGTCAGAATAGCTGCGATGCATTTGGAGGATAAGGCTCTGCAGTGGCATCAAGTTTTCATGAAGGCTAGGATTTCTAGGGATCCACCTTCATGGGAAGAGTACGTAAGGGCCTTAGGCGCCAGATTTGGGGATTGCCTTTATGATGATCCCATGGGAGATCTGAAGAGCTTGAAGCAGACCAGGACTGTGAAGGAATACCAGGATTCCTTCGAAGAGCTGCTGAATCGAGTGGCTCTTCCTGAGCAATATGCGGTGAGCTGTTTCATAAGGGGATTGAGGGAAGAAATCCAGTTGTCAGTAAGGATGTTCATGCCTCGCGACCTACAACACGCAGTGGGCCTAGCTAAAATTGAGGAGGccaaaattctgaatgcttggAAAAACAACAAGCACCCAGGATCCTCACGGATGCTTACCCCTTACTCACCAAATGTTGGCCCCAGTAACAGCTTCGCCAGGCAGAGTAATCTGAACAACACTCCTATATTACCTAAACCAGGGGAACAAGGGGGGAGAAATGTGGGGGAACAGAGGCGGAACTCCCGGTTTTTGAGCACCGCTGAAATGGATGAAAAGAGAGCTAAGGGGCTATGCTACTGGTGCAATGAACGTTACAGTCCCGGCCATCAGTGCAAGAGGAGGCAGCTTTTCAGGATTGAATGTGTTGAAGAGGAGACTGAGGAGCAGGAACCCGAATGTTTGGAGGAGGATGAGCAAGAAGTGTTGACAGAAGGTAATCTAGCTCAAATTTCGACAAGTGCCATGTGTAGCTTACTGGTTCCTAATTTCAGGACGATGAGAATACATGGCCAAATCGAAAGAAAAACCTTCAGTATCCTCATAGATTGTGGCAGTTCCCACAACTTCCTACACCCCAACATGGTAAGGAAGTTTGGCCTGAGGACGGTGCAAGTTGCCCCTGTTAAAGTAGTAGTGGCAGATGGAAATTCTCTCACCACGACCACTCTATGCCCTGGGTTCCAGTGGAGAATGCAAGGCCAAGCATTTGAGGGAGATATACTGGTCCTACCTGTAGGCGGTTGTGAAGTAGTACTTGGCATGCAGTGGTTAACCACTTTAGGAGATGTCAAGTGGAATTTCGCTGAGTTACGAATGGAGTTTGATCAAAAGGGCAAGAAGGCGGTATTAAGGGGGACCAGGCAACAACCAGTTCAAGTAGTTTCAAAAAAGCAAATGCAGAAGCTCCTGAGCAAACCTGAACAAATTGAAACAGCTCAACTGTGCTTGGTGACGGCAGAAAATGACTACAAGGAAGTGGAAGTGACAGCGGACTGTGCCTCCATGGAGCGTGAAGTAAAGGTAACTCCCTACAAACACCAACTTGAGCTACTTTTAACAAACTACAATGAGGTATTTGAAGAGCCTATGATATTACCCCCTGCTAGAATGCATGACCACAGGATCTATCTCAAAGAGGGTACACAACCAATAAATGTTAGACCCTATAGATACCCTGCATTTCAGAAAGGTGAAATCGAAAGGTTGGTGACTGAAATGTTGGATAATGGTGTTATTAGACCCAGTAATAGCCCTTTTTCCTCTCCCGTAGTCTTGGTAAAAAAGAAAGACGGTACTTGGCGAATGTGTGTGGACTATAGGGAGCTCAACAAGGCCACGGTAAAGGATAAATTCCCTATTCCACTGGTTGAAGAGCTCTTTGATGAACTGTTTGGAGCTGTTATTTTTACTAAATTAGATCTAAGGTCGGGGTATCACCAGATCCGAATGCATTTGGATGATGTTGCTAAAACTGCATTTCGGACTCATGACGGACACTATGAATTtttagttatgccatttggcctAACCAACGCACCATCAACCTTCCAGAGTTTAATGAATGATATCTTCAGGCCTTTTCTAAGGAAGTTTTTGCTGGTTTTCTTTGACGACATTTTGATATACAGTAAATCTGGGGAGGAGCATATACAGCACTTGACAACAGTGTTTGAGACTTTGCTCAAACACCAACTCAAGGTCAAGAAGAACAAGTGCTCTTTTGCGGCTGACAAGATTGAATACTTGGGTCACGTGATTTCGGCAGAGGGAGTTAGCGCAGATCCTCAGAAACTTGTGAGCATTCAGCAGTGGCCTACTCCTGTTACCATTAAGGAGTTGAGGGGTTTTTTGGGCTTGACAGGATATTATCGCAGGTTTATTAAGGGATATGGGATGATAGCAAGACCCTTAACGGACCTGCTCAAGAAAAATGCCTTTGCATGGCATGATGGAGCCACCGCAGCATTCGATCAATTGAAGCTTGCTATGACCTCCCCTCCTGTACTAACCTTACCAGATTTTTCCCAGGAGTTTGTAGTAGAAACGGATGCTTCCAACTCAGGCATTGGAGCTGTTTTGCTACAACATGGGAGACCACTAGCATTCTTTAGCAAGGCCTTAGCACCTAAGCACCAGGGCCTATCAGTTTATGAGAAGGAAATGCTAGCCATTGTGAATGCAATACAGAAATGGAGACCATACTTGTTAGGAGGACATTTCATCATCAAAACTGATCATCAAAGCCTCAAATATCTGATGGAGCAAAAAATTTCAACACCAAGCTAG